The following are encoded together in the Poseidonibacter lekithochrous genome:
- a CDS encoding aminotransferase class IV, translated as MIVYVNEKYLDENEALINVNDRGYLLADGAYEGFRIYNGKIFKLQEHKKRFQRSLNELKISYQIENEIEEIYTKLFEDNSYTKDHELFFYMQITRGVAPRDHAFPKNTPKAGVYAFLTEKKINHVAYNNGIRVCTVPDNRWARCDIKCISLVANCLAKQNAIDNGFADGLFVHDGVITEGTATNVCFIKNGVLYTHGATNRILRGVTRNFVLDLCKENNIKVVEFPITVDKLKSIDEAFLTGTTGEITPITHVDNITIGNGQVGLITKKLQASYKEYLNKYFY; from the coding sequence ATGATTGTATACGTAAATGAGAAATATTTAGATGAAAATGAAGCTTTAATAAATGTCAATGATAGAGGATATTTATTAGCAGATGGAGCTTATGAAGGTTTTAGAATCTATAATGGAAAAATATTCAAACTACAAGAACATAAAAAAAGATTTCAAAGAAGTCTTAATGAATTGAAAATTTCATATCAAATAGAGAATGAGATAGAAGAGATTTATACTAAACTTTTTGAAGATAATTCATATACTAAAGACCATGAACTTTTCTTTTATATGCAAATTACAAGAGGAGTAGCTCCAAGAGATCATGCTTTTCCTAAGAATACTCCAAAAGCAGGTGTTTACGCATTTTTGACTGAAAAGAAAATAAACCATGTAGCTTATAATAATGGAATTAGAGTATGTACAGTTCCTGATAATAGATGGGCTAGATGCGATATAAAATGTATCTCTTTAGTTGCAAACTGCTTGGCAAAACAAAATGCCATTGATAATGGTTTTGCTGATGGTTTATTTGTCCATGATGGAGTAATAACAGAAGGAACTGCAACTAATGTATGTTTTATTAAAAATGGAGTTTTATACACACATGGAGCAACTAATAGAATCCTAAGAGGGGTTACGAGAAACTTTGTATTAGATTTATGTAAAGAGAATAATATCAAAGTTGTAGAGTTCCCAATAACAGTTGATAAACTAAAATCAATAGATGAAGCATTCTTAACGGGAACTACAGGAGAAATAACACCAATTACACATGTAGATAATATTACTATTGGAAATGGTCAAGTAGGACTTATAACTAAAAAACTGCAAGCATCTTATAAAGAGTATTTAAATAAATACTTCTATTAA
- the hemH gene encoding ferrochelatase has protein sequence MKRAVVLMNMGGPNNINEVQVFLKNMFNDKYILGIPQPIRALVAKFIISRRLDESKSNYELLGGMSPIVGYTKRLVRRLNNILDADVFYEMRYTPPFANEVIEKIKDYDEIYAIPMYPHYSSTTTKSSIENFTNIARKYNLENKIKTVDSYFDDENYNKAIVERIKESLNGDDSNNFELVFSAHGLTQRTIDKGDLYQKHILENVKYAKAQLDKQNIKFKKIHVAYQSRLGPMEWLRPYMEDKLKEIENNVIIYPISFTVDNSETQFELDIEYKEVADELGIKDYRVAKAPNSHLFFLETIKSIYENLK, from the coding sequence TTGAAAAGAGCTGTTGTTTTAATGAATATGGGTGGACCTAATAATATTAATGAAGTACAAGTTTTTCTAAAAAACATGTTTAATGATAAGTATATATTAGGAATTCCCCAACCAATACGTGCTTTAGTAGCAAAGTTTATTATCTCTAGAAGATTAGATGAATCAAAAAGTAATTATGAGCTTCTTGGTGGAATGTCACCTATAGTTGGATATACAAAAAGATTAGTTCGAAGATTAAATAATATATTAGATGCTGATGTTTTTTATGAAATGAGATATACACCTCCTTTTGCAAATGAAGTAATTGAGAAAATAAAAGATTATGATGAGATTTATGCAATTCCTATGTATCCTCATTATTCATCAACTACCACAAAATCATCAATTGAGAACTTTACAAATATTGCAAGAAAATATAATCTTGAAAATAAAATCAAAACTGTTGATTCTTATTTTGATGATGAAAACTATAATAAAGCAATTGTTGAGAGAATCAAAGAATCATTAAATGGAGATGATTCTAATAATTTTGAGCTTGTATTCTCAGCACATGGTTTAACTCAAAGAACTATTGATAAGGGTGATTTATACCAAAAACATATTTTAGAAAATGTCAAATATGCAAAAGCCCAACTAGATAAGCAAAATATAAAATTCAAAAAAATCCATGTAGCTTATCAATCCAGATTAGGTCCTATGGAATGGTTAAGACCCTATATGGAAGATAAGTTAAAAGAAATAGAAAATAACGTAATAATTTATCCAATATCATTCACTGTTGATAATTCAGAAACTCAGTTTGAATTAGACATAGAATATAAAGAAGTTGCAGATGAGTTGGGAATTAAAGATTATAGAGTTGCTAAAGCACCTAATAGTCATTTATTTTTTCTAGAAACAATAAAATCTATATATGAAAATCTAAAATAA
- a CDS encoding sensor histidine kinase: MESFELKISIKDWLYIITIAAFFGFLISIFFYFLNQDLQKISTMVFSTSAAIIIAIFSSILISISNSFILPLVNKQFWYLISFLFSFLSGALGFLFSYFLFSYFSIKIIEFIEPFYIYISITIGFLTFLIGLILHQFISMKYKNEFIRNEILESKLKALENELNPHFLFNALNSISELIYIDKKKAEDSVLNVSKFLRNALNTDSLVSTSKELDMVKTYVNIENTRFEDKIKLNINNNKDYEDRLIPKFSIQLLVENAIKHGFEGKELDIDITISKETIEVSNNGKIEEFVKYGTGLKNLDKRLELLKVGNLDYDTDEKMKFIIRIKSESINS, from the coding sequence ATGGAAAGCTTTGAACTTAAAATATCTATAAAAGATTGGCTATATATTATAACTATTGCTGCTTTTTTTGGCTTCTTAATTTCGATATTTTTTTATTTTCTAAATCAAGATTTACAAAAAATATCAACAATGGTATTTAGCACAAGTGCTGCTATTATAATTGCTATCTTTTCATCAATACTAATAAGTATTTCAAATAGTTTTATATTGCCTTTGGTAAATAAACAATTTTGGTATTTAATAAGTTTTTTATTCTCATTTTTATCAGGGGCTTTAGGTTTTTTATTTTCATATTTTTTATTTTCGTATTTTTCCATAAAAATTATTGAGTTTATAGAACCTTTTTATATCTATATTAGTATTACTATAGGTTTTCTTACTTTTTTAATTGGACTTATTTTACATCAGTTTATTTCTATGAAATATAAAAATGAGTTTATTAGAAATGAGATTTTAGAGAGTAAACTAAAAGCTTTGGAAAATGAATTAAATCCTCATTTTTTATTTAATGCACTTAATTCTATTAGTGAACTTATTTATATTGATAAGAAAAAAGCAGAAGATTCTGTATTAAATGTATCAAAATTCTTACGAAATGCCTTGAATACTGATAGTTTAGTAAGTACTTCAAAAGAGTTAGACATGGTAAAAACTTATGTAAATATCGAAAATACAAGATTTGAAGATAAGATAAAACTAAATATAAACAATAACAAAGATTATGAAGATAGATTAATTCCTAAGTTCTCAATACAATTATTAGTAGAGAATGCTATTAAACATGGTTTTGAAGGTAAAGAATTAGATATTGATATTACAATTTCGAAAGAAACAATAGAAGTATCAAACAATGGAAAAATTGAAGAGTTTGTTAAATATGGCACAGGTCTAAAGAATCTTGATAAAAGGCTAGAACTTTTAAAAGTGGGTAATTTAGATTATGACACAGATGAAAAAATGAAATTTATTATAAGGATTAAAAGTGAAAGTATTAATAGTTGA
- a CDS encoding SRPBCC family protein, protein MNTFEKSTLIKCSIDELFDFHLDANNLTKITPNNIKVKLLTPDFEAKEGEVLKLKSIKNFIPMNWTVKIQKLQKPNILVDVALSSPFKYWEHQHVFIKHANFTELKDIVKYEMPFGYIGGLFSPLVEKDLENMFDFRHNITKEILENKEII, encoded by the coding sequence ATGAACACTTTTGAGAAAAGCACACTAATCAAGTGTAGTATCGATGAATTATTTGATTTTCATTTAGATGCAAATAACCTTACAAAAATTACACCAAACAATATAAAAGTAAAACTACTAACGCCAGATTTTGAAGCAAAAGAGGGTGAAGTTTTAAAACTAAAAAGTATTAAAAATTTTATACCTATGAATTGGACTGTAAAAATTCAAAAACTGCAAAAGCCAAATATATTAGTTGATGTTGCACTTAGTTCTCCTTTTAAATATTGGGAACATCAACATGTTTTTATTAAACATGCAAATTTCACTGAATTAAAAGATATTGTTAAATATGAAATGCCATTTGGTTACATAGGTGGTTTATTTTCACCCTTAGTTGAAAAAGATTTGGAAAATATGTTTGACTTTAGACATAACATCACTAAAGAAATATTAGAAAACAAGGAAATAATTTGA
- a CDS encoding class II aldolase and adducin N-terminal domain-containing protein: MVDKKTVKQLGDLSLTMFRKNFFGIYHGAISAKLDQENFLINTSDAIFDEMCENSFCELNLNRQDYRWNIASIESHIHATIYTNIHEAKYIAFGMPIYTTAYTFDHDRIIFDDFFGKTEFGDIPIYDPGDFSTWYRRNALEITKYLKESNNNVMVIKGVGTYAYHRDLNELVKKIAILENSVRLLSIKTSFD, encoded by the coding sequence ATGGTTGATAAAAAAACTGTTAAACAACTTGGAGATTTATCTCTAACTATGTTCAGAAAAAACTTTTTTGGTATCTACCATGGTGCTATCTCTGCAAAACTGGATCAAGAAAACTTTTTAATTAACACTAGTGATGCGATTTTTGATGAAATGTGTGAAAACTCTTTTTGTGAATTAAATCTTAATAGACAAGATTATAGATGGAATATTGCAAGTATTGAATCTCATATTCATGCAACAATATATACAAATATACATGAAGCAAAATATATTGCTTTTGGAATGCCTATTTATACAACAGCATATACATTTGATCACGATAGAATTATATTTGATGATTTCTTTGGAAAAACAGAATTTGGAGATATTCCAATTTATGATCCGGGTGATTTTTCTACATGGTATAGAAGAAATGCTCTTGAAATAACAAAGTATCTAAAAGAGTCAAATAATAATGTGATGGTAATCAAAGGTGTAGGAACTTATGCTTATCATAGAGACTTAAATGAATTAGTTAAGAAAATCGCCATTTTAGAGAACTCGGTGAGGCTTTTAAGTATAAAAACATCTTTTGATTAG
- a CDS encoding efflux RND transporter permease subunit, producing MIKSLIEFSLRKPILNHLLLLFIFLLAIFSYFKIPKEIFPPSALDAVSISGSYSGASSELLDKIAVTDIEDELLGLSAADKISSTIKNGFFSIRVDLKDGERPEDNVNDIKDIVSKIQTNLPSDMDEPIVKTMKHAFPLITVAVYSKDGSDSKESLIEIAKKVKSKIMQLKDLSEVTVLGKSDKELLVTFNDEKINAYGLEKNLVIKAVQSISSIFPIGVIKDKARHYYLSTYNGEKDINKIKNTILKINGVKLYLKDIADVKFTLGDVANISHYNSKENIAVSINKGFEGDAIELVKQIKEITKGFEKRYENLQFDTYIDTSIWIKNRLNTVVSNILFGLILLFIALFFFINIRIAIVIAIGIPTSFMIGLIFADYLGYSLNMLSLLGALIALGMLVDEAIVVGENIYRHLEMGKDKFTAARDGALEMFPAVLTATATTVFAFLPILLMTGEVGRFMQILPIMITILLISSLVEAFFFLPLHAKELLKVSHGERKSHKVWDFNYKLYSNVLDFLLRGKYLSVALMVGSILIATVMIFKTQKFEFMPSFDSTQIYITGSVGVGKKIEQTEQAVLKIEKQILSSVDFKDTVSSVTSVTGMKLDGKNQPHHEEFYFHIFVNLNERAPINLFEVYINPYLSPKYDDSNMLRISSAQEMEEELKVILKEEVNSGNYDELKIFVPQAGIVKNDFEIALSGKNDKVLKSTAELKETLSKIKGVSNIADDALTGNYELKFKVNSYGDELGISEESILNELRPFYFKGTYSKMFDDEGIVDVIFKSKSKDVLSSLDTFEVTTTNNEKVLLTNVVDFIKVPAYSQIFKENNEQIISVTASLSDVTSAEVFAQLGDEIDRLNKVVTLDIKGEQQENEKVQKEMGEAALIAIILIFMALVWMFDSLVKPLIIISTIPLSILGVLIGHIVMDINLTMPSMIGMVGLAGVIVNDGIIMMDFIKKAKDIKELESYAKMRLRPILLTSATTILGLSSLIFFASGQSLILQPMAISLGFGILWATVLNLYYVPMIYRLIYLRKAS from the coding sequence ATGATAAAAAGCCTAATTGAGTTTTCATTACGGAAACCAATACTAAACCACTTATTATTACTTTTCATTTTTTTACTTGCGATTTTTTCTTATTTCAAAATACCAAAGGAGATTTTTCCTCCTTCGGCATTAGATGCCGTCTCTATTAGTGGCTCATACTCTGGGGCTAGTTCTGAATTACTTGATAAAATAGCTGTTACAGATATAGAAGATGAACTTCTAGGTCTAAGTGCTGCTGATAAAATATCTTCAACAATTAAAAATGGTTTTTTCTCAATACGTGTTGATTTAAAAGATGGAGAGCGACCAGAAGATAATGTAAACGATATTAAAGATATTGTTTCAAAAATTCAAACAAATCTTCCTTCAGATATGGATGAACCAATAGTAAAAACAATGAAACATGCTTTTCCATTAATTACTGTTGCTGTTTATTCAAAAGATGGAAGTGATTCAAAAGAGTCTTTAATAGAGATTGCAAAAAAAGTAAAATCAAAAATCATGCAATTAAAAGATCTATCAGAAGTTACAGTTCTTGGGAAGAGTGATAAAGAACTTCTAGTTACTTTTAATGATGAAAAAATTAATGCTTATGGTTTAGAAAAAAACCTAGTTATAAAAGCTGTTCAATCTATTAGTTCTATTTTTCCTATTGGTGTTATTAAAGATAAGGCTAGACACTACTACTTATCTACATATAATGGTGAAAAAGATATTAATAAAATCAAAAATACTATTCTTAAAATAAATGGAGTTAAACTCTATTTAAAAGATATAGCTGATGTGAAGTTTACCCTAGGAGATGTTGCCAATATCTCCCATTATAATTCAAAAGAAAATATTGCCGTTAGTATCAATAAAGGTTTTGAAGGTGATGCAATTGAGCTTGTAAAACAAATAAAAGAGATTACAAAAGGCTTTGAGAAAAGATATGAAAACCTTCAGTTTGATACATATATAGATACATCTATTTGGATTAAAAACAGACTTAATACAGTTGTATCTAATATCTTATTTGGGCTTATTTTACTATTTATTGCACTATTTTTCTTTATTAATATAAGAATTGCAATTGTTATTGCTATTGGTATTCCTACTTCATTTATGATTGGTCTTATTTTTGCTGATTACTTAGGTTATAGTTTAAATATGCTTTCCCTCTTGGGTGCTTTAATAGCCCTTGGGATGCTTGTAGATGAAGCCATTGTTGTTGGAGAAAATATCTATCGTCATCTAGAAATGGGGAAAGATAAGTTCACCGCAGCTAGAGATGGAGCATTGGAAATGTTCCCTGCTGTTTTAACTGCAACGGCTACAACTGTTTTTGCATTTTTACCAATACTTTTAATGACTGGTGAAGTAGGGCGATTTATGCAAATTCTTCCTATTATGATTACTATTTTATTAATAAGTTCACTTGTTGAAGCATTTTTCTTCTTGCCTTTACATGCAAAAGAGTTATTAAAAGTAAGTCATGGAGAGAGAAAATCTCATAAAGTATGGGATTTTAATTATAAGTTATATTCTAATGTTCTAGACTTTTTATTAAGAGGTAAATACCTAAGTGTTGCTTTAATGGTAGGAAGTATTCTTATTGCAACTGTAATGATATTCAAAACACAAAAGTTTGAGTTTATGCCATCTTTTGATTCAACTCAAATATATATTACAGGTTCAGTTGGAGTTGGTAAAAAGATTGAACAAACAGAACAAGCTGTATTAAAAATAGAGAAACAAATATTAAGTAGTGTGGATTTTAAAGATACAGTATCTTCTGTAACATCAGTTACAGGAATGAAACTAGATGGTAAGAATCAACCCCATCATGAAGAGTTTTATTTTCATATTTTTGTAAACCTAAATGAAAGAGCTCCTATCAATTTATTTGAAGTATATATAAATCCATATTTATCACCAAAATATGATGATTCAAATATGCTTAGAATTTCAAGTGCTCAAGAAATGGAAGAAGAGTTAAAAGTAATTCTAAAAGAAGAAGTAAACTCAGGTAATTATGATGAATTAAAAATCTTTGTTCCACAAGCTGGAATTGTTAAAAATGATTTTGAGATTGCATTATCAGGTAAAAATGATAAGGTATTAAAATCAACGGCAGAACTAAAAGAAACTCTTTCTAAAATCAAAGGGGTTTCAAATATTGCTGATGATGCTCTTACTGGAAACTATGAGTTGAAATTCAAAGTTAATTCTTATGGGGATGAGTTAGGAATAAGTGAAGAGAGTATTCTAAATGAATTAAGACCTTTTTACTTCAAAGGTACATATTCTAAAATGTTTGATGATGAAGGTATTGTTGATGTTATTTTCAAAAGTAAATCAAAAGATGTACTTTCAAGTCTAGATACTTTTGAAGTAACAACTACTAATAATGAAAAAGTATTACTTACAAATGTAGTTGATTTTATTAAAGTACCTGCTTATTCACAAATATTCAAAGAGAATAATGAACAAATCATTAGTGTAACTGCTTCTTTAAGTGATGTTACTTCTGCTGAAGTATTTGCTCAATTAGGGGATGAAATAGATAGACTAAATAAAGTTGTTACATTAGATATTAAAGGTGAACAACAAGAGAATGAGAAAGTACAAAAAGAGATGGGTGAGGCTGCATTAATTGCTATTATTCTAATCTTTATGGCTTTAGTATGGATGTTTGATTCTCTTGTAAAACCTCTGATTATTATAAGTACTATTCCTTTATCTATTTTAGGTGTTTTAATCGGACATATTGTAATGGATATTAATCTTACAATGCCAAGTATGATTGGTATGGTTGGACTTGCTGGGGTTATTGTAAATGATGGAATTATTATGATGGACTTTATTAAAAAAGCAAAAGATATAAAAGAGTTAGAGTCTTATGCAAAAATGAGATTAAGACCAATTCTTTTAACATCAGCTACTACAATATTAGGACTTAGCTCACTTATATTCTTTGCTTCTGGGCAATCATTGATTTTACAACCTATGGCTATTTCTTTAGGTTTTGGTATTTTATGGGCAACAGTTCTTAACTTATATTATGTTCCAATGATTTATAGATTAATCTACCTTAGGAAAGCTTCTTAG
- a CDS encoding HU family DNA-binding protein, with amino-acid sequence MNKAEFIDAVATKAGLSKKDAKGAVDAVLDTVTETLVKRESVSFIGFGTFTTADRAERTAKVPGTDKTVIVPATTVAKFKVGKALKEAVAAK; translated from the coding sequence ATGAACAAAGCAGAATTTATCGACGCGGTAGCTACAAAAGCTGGTTTATCTAAAAAAGATGCAAAAGGTGCAGTTGACGCTGTATTAGATACGGTTACTGAAACTTTAGTAAAAAGAGAATCTGTAAGCTTCATCGGGTTTGGGACATTCACGACTGCTGACAGAGCTGAAAGAACTGCAAAAGTTCCAGGAACTGACAAAACTGTTATTGTACCTGCTACTACTGTTGCAAAATTCAAAGTTGGTAAAGCTTTAAAAGAAGCTGTAGCAGCTAAATAA
- a CDS encoding diguanylate cyclase: MKKLLLVDNSNLIIKVLKDLFAQKNDFEIYVAKSLNDVSLLIGEHHFFAAVSNTILPDALNGELLEVLKNESIPTVILSADIDSNFINSIDNMKIVDYVLKDSMHGLTTVYELMQLLLFIKDREVLVVEDSKLIANQVRDVLETLFLKVRLVSNGIEALDYLKNNKNVAMVITDYNMPKMDGLELIKNIRKNSNLSELPVLILSSFESKDIRIKLFKHGANDFMSKPVLEEELKSKVLDVFSNIKKVKEIESFNTIFDENIISSSTDNKGVIKSVSKAFEKISGYSKEELIGKHHNIVRHVDMPKSIYKEMWATIKSGNTWRGEIKNCKKDGSLYWVSSVIEPIFDVEERITGYYAVRQDITDKKRIYELSITDGLTGLYNRRYFNEVAKDIMDKTVRNNEVFSFILLDIDNFKKYNDTYGHQEGDNVLEQVSKTLQNTFKRDDDLVFRLGGEEFGVLINTKSINDAKTLAEQARNDIEKIGIVHELNLPLKTITASFGLSIISGSNSDHTIDGIYKQTDDALYKAKESGRNRVDFIEL; encoded by the coding sequence TTGAAAAAACTATTACTAGTAGACAATTCAAACCTTATTATTAAGGTATTAAAAGATTTATTTGCACAAAAAAATGATTTTGAGATTTATGTTGCAAAAAGTTTAAATGATGTCTCTTTATTAATAGGAGAACATCATTTTTTTGCTGCTGTTTCAAATACTATTTTACCAGATGCTTTAAATGGAGAATTATTAGAAGTTCTTAAAAATGAGAGTATACCAACAGTAATTCTAAGTGCAGACATAGATAGCAATTTTATAAATTCTATAGATAATATGAAAATTGTAGATTATGTATTAAAAGATTCAATGCATGGGCTTACAACTGTATATGAATTAATGCAACTTCTATTGTTTATCAAAGATAGAGAAGTTTTGGTAGTTGAAGATTCTAAACTAATTGCAAATCAAGTAAGAGATGTTTTAGAAACACTATTTTTAAAAGTTAGACTTGTTAGTAATGGGATTGAAGCATTAGATTATCTTAAAAATAATAAAAATGTAGCTATGGTAATTACTGATTACAATATGCCTAAAATGGATGGATTAGAGCTTATCAAAAATATTAGAAAGAATTCTAATTTATCTGAATTACCAGTATTAATTCTAAGTTCATTTGAAAGTAAAGATATAAGAATAAAACTATTTAAACATGGTGCAAATGATTTTATGTCTAAGCCTGTTTTAGAAGAAGAATTAAAATCAAAAGTTTTAGATGTATTCTCTAATATTAAAAAAGTAAAAGAAATTGAGAGTTTTAATACTATTTTTGATGAAAATATTATCTCTTCATCAACAGATAATAAAGGTGTAATAAAAAGTGTTTCAAAAGCATTTGAAAAAATTTCAGGTTATTCAAAAGAAGAATTAATTGGAAAACACCATAATATTGTAAGACATGTAGATATGCCAAAGTCAATTTATAAAGAGATGTGGGCAACTATCAAAAGTGGTAATACATGGAGAGGTGAGATTAAAAACTGTAAAAAAGATGGTTCTTTATATTGGGTTAGTTCAGTTATAGAACCTATATTTGACGTTGAAGAGCGAATTACAGGTTATTATGCTGTAAGACAAGATATCACTGATAAAAAAAGAATCTACGAATTATCAATTACTGATGGGCTAACTGGATTATATAATAGAAGATATTTTAATGAAGTAGCAAAAGATATTATGGATAAAACAGTTCGAAATAATGAGGTTTTCTCATTTATCTTACTAGATATTGATAATTTCAAGAAATATAATGATACTTATGGACACCAAGAAGGTGACAATGTGTTAGAGCAAGTTTCAAAAACACTTCAAAATACATTTAAAAGAGATGATGATTTAGTATTTAGACTAGGTGGAGAAGAGTTTGGAGTTTTAATTAATACTAAAAGTATAAATGATGCTAAGACACTTGCGGAACAAGCTAGAAATGATATAGAAAAAATTGGTATTGTACATGAACTAAATCTACCACTTAAAACTATTACTGCTTCATTTGGATTATCTATCATCTCAGGAAGTAATAGTGATCATACAATAGATGGTATTTATAAACAAACTGATGATGCTTTATATAAAGCAAAAGAGTCAGGACGAAATAGAGTAGATTTTATAGAATTATAA
- the rsmH gene encoding 16S rRNA (cytosine(1402)-N(4))-methyltransferase RsmH, with protein sequence MHIPHIPVLFQETLEAFADINEGYIIDCTTGFGGHSNGLLEKYENINLICNDQDDEALAFSGKRLEKYSDRVTFNKGNFEHVFEKFKDYEIKGILADIGVSSLQLDKLERGFGFESETLDMRMNQDASLDASVVVNTYSQSELERVFKEYGEVREYKKVASIIVNNRPFSSAKELSTFLSKKMSKGKIHPATLPFQGIRIEVNDELGVLERLFDSIEASKPRNCIVAIISFHSLEDRIVKNYFKKWTKSCICPPGVFRCECGNDHSLGKVITRKPIIPTKEEIKQNPRSRSSKLRIFKFD encoded by the coding sequence ATGCATATACCTCATATACCTGTTTTATTCCAAGAAACACTAGAAGCTTTCGCGGATATAAATGAGGGTTATATAATAGATTGTACTACTGGATTCGGTGGACATAGTAACGGACTACTTGAAAAATATGAAAATATTAATTTAATATGTAATGACCAAGACGATGAAGCTTTGGCATTTTCAGGTAAAAGATTAGAAAAATACTCAGATAGAGTTACTTTCAATAAAGGAAATTTTGAACACGTTTTTGAAAAATTTAAAGATTATGAAATCAAAGGTATCTTGGCTGATATTGGTGTTTCTTCTTTACAATTAGATAAATTAGAGAGAGGTTTCGGATTTGAGAGTGAAACTCTTGATATGAGAATGAACCAAGATGCAAGCCTTGATGCTTCTGTTGTTGTAAATACTTATTCGCAAAGTGAACTTGAAAGAGTTTTCAAAGAGTATGGAGAAGTTAGAGAGTATAAAAAAGTTGCATCAATTATTGTAAATAACAGACCATTCTCCTCGGCAAAAGAATTATCTACATTTTTATCAAAGAAAATGTCAAAAGGAAAAATTCATCCAGCTACTTTACCTTTTCAAGGTATTAGAATTGAAGTTAATGATGAATTAGGAGTTTTAGAGAGATTATTTGATTCAATTGAGGCTTCAAAACCTAGAAATTGTATTGTTGCTATTATCTCTTTCCACTCACTTGAAGATAGAATTGTAAAAAACTATTTCAAAAAATGGACTAAATCTTGTATTTGCCCTCCTGGGGTATTTAGATGTGAATGTGGAAATGATCACTCTTTAGGAAAAGTTATTACTAGAAAACCAATAATTCCTACAAAAGAAGAGATAAAACAAAACCCTAGAAGTAGAAGTTCAAAATTAAGGATATTCAAATTTGATTAA
- a CDS encoding LytR/AlgR family response regulator transcription factor, with translation MKVLIVDDENLAISRLQRLLNDEGVENITSFTNPQEALKECIKSKFDVVFLDISMPGITGLELANMILELEPKTFVVFQTAYSEYALEAYKTGGMGYLLKPVETTLLKDVLKKIEIYMSSNTLSEDKKIIAKRGDRLYLINLDDIYYIRADLDEVIIKIKETDAYVRKKIGDLEKLLSNKNFFRVHRSYIVNVDKIKSMQSIDQSKLEISFDGIDEIVTSSKDGAKEFREYLERRLI, from the coding sequence GTGAAAGTATTAATAGTTGATGATGAGAATCTAGCAATTAGTAGATTACAAAGGCTTCTAAATGATGAAGGAGTTGAAAATATCACTTCTTTTACTAATCCACAAGAAGCATTAAAAGAGTGTATTAAATCTAAGTTTGATGTTGTGTTTTTGGATATTTCAATGCCTGGAATTACAGGGCTTGAATTAGCAAATATGATTTTAGAGTTAGAGCCTAAAACTTTTGTAGTATTCCAAACTGCATACTCAGAATATGCCCTAGAAGCTTATAAAACTGGCGGTATGGGGTATTTATTAAAACCAGTAGAAACTACTCTTTTAAAAGATGTTTTGAAGAAAATAGAAATATATATGAGTTCAAATACTTTAAGTGAAGATAAAAAAATTATTGCCAAAAGAGGGGATAGATTATATTTGATTAATCTTGATGATATTTATTATATTAGAGCCGATTTAGATGAAGTAATTATAAAAATAAAAGAAACAGATGCCTATGTACGTAAGAAAATTGGAGACTTAGAAAAACTACTTTCAAATAAGAATTTCTTTAGAGTACATAGATCTTATATTGTAAATGTTGACAAAATTAAATCAATGCAGAGTATTGATCAATCGAAATTAGAAATCTCTTTTGATGGTATTGATGAAATTGTAACTTCTTCAAAAGATGGAGCTAAAGAGTTTCGTGAATACTTAGAGAGAAGATTAATATAA